A genomic window from Etheostoma spectabile isolate EspeVRDwgs_2016 unplaced genomic scaffold, UIUC_Espe_1.0 scaffold00003846, whole genome shotgun sequence includes:
- the LOC116676843 gene encoding small integral membrane protein 30, protein AAPPLAERTRKSSRCCCHVTVTQALPESQHSNSGTTQHGSQLELPNAAAIVWLMFLSLIPPAEAYDAGDALALLLGTVVTGVGFCAFLGWYARKRNGQQ, encoded by the coding sequence GCAGCTCCGCCATTGGCTGAGCGCACCAGGAAGTCCAGCCGCTGTTGTTGTCATGTGACTGTGACACAGGCGCTTCCCGAAAGTCAACACAGCAACAGTGGAACAACTCAACATGGCTCCCAACTTGAACTTCCAAACGCTGCAGCGATCGTCTGGCTGATGTTCCTGTCTCTGATCCCCCCGGCGGAGGCTTACGATGCTGGCGACGCATTAGCCCTGCTGCTGGGCACCGTCGTGACCGGTGTGGGTTTCTGTGCCTTCCTCGGCTGGTACGCACGGAAGCGGAACGGACAGCAGTGA